The genomic DNA CTGTTTGATGGCGATGTGCTGTTCCAGCAAGGCATTGGCCGCACCGACTTCCCCGGCGGCAGTTATCCGGTTCTAATGCGCGTCATCCGCGAACGGTTCATGGTCCTCCCCGACGAAACCCGCGTCCTCAGCGGCCACGGCCCCGTCACCACCATCGGCGACGAACGGCTCCGCAATCCATTCCTCCAGGAGTGAGATGGCGACGCCACAAATGGCCCTGAACCATTCGACAACTCCCCCATTCACCCATTAACTGTAACTGCCAGGCCAGATTGGACCAATTTTCTCTGGTGGAATTGGTCCAATCTCGCAGTTACCATTAGCTATTGCTCCCCGTCGGCATCGCCGTCGCTTCTGGCGTTGGCGTCGCCGTCGGCGTTGGGGTGGGGATGGCGCCCATCCAGGTGAAGTAGCCATCATTGCTGGCCGCGCCGCCGTAGGTGAAGATAAAGCCGCCATCGTCGCGCCGTCCCGTGACCTGCACGATGCTCACGCGCCAGCGGATCAACCGCTCGGCGGGAACCTCGGGCCGCCAGGAGGAGGGAATTTGCAGGGAGGTTTGTCGTGTAAAGGCGCGGTGGGGGTGGCTATCCACGGCGTTCAAGTCCAGCATTTCCACCATGTACCACTCCGATTCCTCCAGATTTTTCACCGCAACCCACTGCAAGACGACGAGACTGTCCGGCGGCGTCACGACGGCGTTTTGCGGCGGGTAGAGCAGGTGCGGGCCGCCGGGGAGCGCCGTCGGGCCGGGCGTGGGAGAGGGACCGGGTGTTTCTACCAGTTCCGCTTGCGTATAGCTGATGGCCGGAATGCAGACGGTGTCCCCGGGGCGAATTAGCGACTGTACGTCTAGCCGATTGACGGCCAGCAGGGCGTCCAGCGGGACGCTGTACTTCACGGCCACGGCCACCATCGTGTCGTTCCCTTTGATTTCGTACCGTTCACAGTTGGTGGGGTCCGCCAGCACGGTATCCGCGCCCACCTGCACGAGCAAGGCCTCCAGCGGCGGCGTGGGTGTGGGCCAGGGGATGGCTAGCTGCTGTTCGGCGCGAATAAGTGGGTTGTCCGGCGACAGGTTGTTTAATAGGGCGATGCTGTCAATAGACACCTGATAGCGAAATGACAGAGAAAACAGGGTGTCGCCGGGCGCGACTGTGACCAGGATCGGCGGCTGTGGCGTTTCCGTGGGTTGGGGCGTGGGCGTGATGGTTGGCGGCTGCGTGGGGGCGGCGGTCTCGCTGGGCAGGGGGGTCCAGGTGGGGGTGTAGGTGATTGTGGGGGGAATTGGCGTGGCCGTGGGCACGAGGGCCAGCATGACGGGGGTGGGGTTTTGTAGCACAATGGCCGCCAGGCCAATGGTGATGGCCGTGATGACGGCGGTTATGAGCAGGGTGAGGCGGGATTGGCGCTCACGCATCTGGCTTTCGACGATGGGTGGGAGGGGCGTGGCGGTGGGAGGGGGAGAGAGGGGGGTGTTGGATGCCGGCATTTCTCCCACCGCAGCGAATAGATCAGGAGGAATAGCCGCGCCGCACATACGGCAGACCGTGTCGCCTGGCTGTATCTGGCTGTCGCATTGGGGACAGCGGTATGCTGCTTCGCTTATTTCTGGGGAGAGTTCGCTCATGTTTCACTGCAAGATGTCTGGCGTGATAACCGCACCAGGGCACAAAAAAAGGCACGTTTCCGCCGCGCCGCCGCTTCGCATTATATCAGACTTGCGGATCAGGCCAAACCGCCACCAGCATCACCGTTGCCAATCTCAGCCCTGGCTCAGGTGACCTCCCGGAGATGAAAAAAGCCGCGATCCCGGAGGATCACGGCTTCTTTCGTCATCAGGCTGATTGACTCAGGCGCGGCGCGTATTCAGGTTATACGCCCATGCGCCCCGCCTGTGTCGTCCGCACAAGGTTTTATGGTTTTCCGGCCATGATGGGCAGGAACAACTGGAAGAATGTCTGTGGACCAACGGTGAGGGAGACGGAGGCGGAACCACTGCCGGAGCTATGCGTGTAGCTGGCAGTGTTCGTGATAGTCATGTCCCAGGTGTTGTCGGCCACTTCGGCGGTGAAGCGGATGATGACGAGGTCGTTAGATGCCGGCACAATCACGGTCTCCATGATATCGCCGCAAATCAACCCCTCTGGAATGAGGTCCGTCACCAGCACATCCTCCGCATCCGCGTAACCCGTATTGCTCAAGATGATCGTGAATGTCACCACATCCCCCGGCTGCACCGGGTCGTTTGGCAGTTCCACAAACTTGGCAATATGCAGTTCTGGCTCGCCAGGAATCGAGAACCGTCCCAACACCTGGTCGTGGTCCGTCACCCGGCTGTCCGCCGGGTACTCCGCGTTCGTGTGCACGATGTCCACGAATGTGAGCGCGTCGTACAGGCCGGGCGAGGCCAGCACATGGTCCAACACCTGCCCGTTGCTGTCGTAGACGTAGGTATACCGCTCCGCCTGTGGCAGATCGCTCACCAGGTTGTGCAGCACCACGTCGCCATCCGACGCCCCGCGCAGCACGTCCAGCGTCTCCGAGAAGTCGAAGTCATTCAAGTCGCCTACGACGGCTACGCGCGCCGTTGTTTCCAGCGCCAGGATGTCGTCCACGAAGGCGTTGACCACCGTCGCTTGCGCATGCCGCTGCACTTCCGAGGCGCGTTCCGGCGGCTGCACGCGCCCAAACAGCGGCTGGTCGCCACCCTTGGAGTTGAAGTGGTTGACGATGACGATGACGGTTTCCCCGTTGAAGAGGAATTCGCCCGCCAATGGCTTGCGGCTGTCGTCGAAAGCGGCGTTGGTGGGGTCAATGCGTCCGGGGCTGTAGGTCAGTTCAGGTCCGTTGTCGCCGGCAACCACGTCGGTGGCGGTGTTGGCGTCGCCGCCGGGCCGGTCCACGAAGGAGACGCGCGCCGGATTGAAAAGGAAGCCGACGCGGATGTTGCCGCCCGGCTGCCCGCCGTCCATGTTGTCTTCGGGCGCGATGTCGCGGAAGTCGTAGGTGGGGCCGCCGGCGGCAGCGATGGCGTCAATCAACGCCTGGTAGGTGTCGCTGGCGTCCACCGTGCCATCATTTGTGGCGCCGTTGTTGTCTTGCACCTCCTGCAGGCCGATGATGTCCGGTGAGAGCATGTGGTTGACGATGCGGTCTGCCAGGCCGTCGAACTTGGTCGCAGCATCACCAGGATCGAGGTTTTCCACGTTCATGGTGGCGATGGTCAGTTCGTCGTCCGCGCCGGGGGTGGTCGTTTCCAGGTCGAGCGTACCGGTGGTTGCCGGCAGTGGTTCGAAGTTGAGCAGCTTGAAGTTGCCAAAGCTGTAGCTCATTACGCCGATCACGGGGGTGGTGAACGATTGTCCCACGGAGACTTGTGGCGGGTCAGGCGTGAGCGCGTCGTCAATGAGGATGCGTTCGGGGTTGAAGTCATCAGCCTGGATGGCGATGCCGCCGCGATTGGTGAGGCCGGACGCATACGCGCCATCATTGCTGACGACGCCGATTTCGCCGAAGCCGGAGGTGGCGCCGACGATGAGGGCGTTGTTGACCTGGACGAGCATCCCTTCCAGGCTTTCGTAGAAGTCCAGGCCGTCCTCATCGGGGTCGAAGACGGTTCCTTCTTCGACGTAGCCATTGGTGTCGTTGTCGATGATCATGTCCGGCGGGATGCGCCCACCGCTGCCAATGATGGTCTCCAGCGGCAGGGGGTTGCCGGAGGAGTCCACGGTGACATTCGTAGCGTCGAGTTCCGTGGTGGGGAGATTGCCGGCACTGATCCCGCCGGGATAGTACTCATTGACCGTGCCATCAACCGTCACTGCGTCGCCGACCTGAACGCCCGGCGCGCTGCCTGTGTAGACGTAGATGGCTTCCGATGTGGCCGGATCGCTGTCGGCGCTGCCCTGGGCTTCTTGCAAGTAGAAGCCGTTGTTGTCCACCACGGTGACGATGCCGTCAATGCCCGTGACCATGATGCCGTTGAACGGGGAGACGTGGCCGGCTCCCTGAATGTCGTGGATGTTCAGTTCGCCGCCGATCAGTGTGACGACGGGTGCGCCGCTGGTTGCCGTGATGAAATTGCCGGCACTCACCGCGTACTGATCATTTGTGACAGTGCCCACGCCTTCCGTTGCCGTCACGGCAAAACTGACGCTGACGCTGCTGTAGGTGGGCAACGTGCCCAGGTTCCAGGTGACGAGACTGCCATCATAGCTGCCGGCATCATTCGCGTAGGCGAACGCGACGTTTGCCGGCACGATATCCGTAATCACCGCATCCGTCAAGTCGTATCCCAGCCCGTTGTCCACCGTAATCGTATAGGTGAACAGCGTGCCCGGAGCCACCAGCACCGGCGCCGCTTTGCTGATTTCCGGCGCCGCCGCTTGCAGACCCACGTCTGCGTCGCTACGTGGCTCCAGCTTGTAGTTGCCGAAGCTATAGTAGCCGATGCCGCGAATGAACCCGTAGTGGTCACCGTTTTGCGGCAGATACGTCAGGTTGCCGTCGTTGCCGCCCAGATCGTCGGCGCGGGCCACGCCGCTGCCGTCATCAAAGTGCCACTCGCCAAAGCCCAGGTCATCATCCGTGACCGTGGCGTCGTGGAACGCAATCAAAACGCCTTCCCACTGTTCCGAAATGGCCGCGTCCACGTCATCGAATGCCGCCGTACTCAGCATTTCTGCGTCCAGCGGAGAAACCGCGCCCAGCACGTCCACGGCCCACGGCGTAGTCCCCAGGTTCAACTCCGTCAGGCCATTGTATTCGGAGACGGTCCCCAGGACGCGCACCACGGTTCCTTCAGGAGCCACCAGGCCCCCGAAGCCGCCGCTGCGGAAGACGGGCACGCCACTCCAGGGACCGCCCGCCGCATCCTGCATGACAAAGAGGCGGGAGGGGTTGTCCACTTCGCCCGGCGCTGCCGTGACGACGCCCTCTACCAACACGAGTTGCCCGTTGTAGGGGGAAGCATCGTCGGCGGCGGGGTCATCCACCATCTGGATGTCGTAAATGGTGACGGCGGCGGCTACGTAGGTGGCCGCGCTGTCGCTATTGTTGGCCGGATTGTCTCCGGCCAGGTCCGTGCTGACGCTGGCCTGATTGGTGAGTACCGCGCCATTGGCCTGGGTGATGTCCAGGGTGGCGGTGAGTTGGAAGGTGGTGGTGGTGATGGCGGGTAGGTCGGGTAGGGACCAGACGTAGACGCCGGGGGCGGGATTGGTGGGAACCACGCCGCTGTTATCGCTGACGTAGCTGACGTCGGTGGGGAGGGTGTCCGTGAGGACGACGGTGGTGGCTGCCATGTCCGCGTCGTTCGCCAGCGTGAGGTCATAGACCAGCACGCTGCCCGGCGCGGACCCCACGGCCTGCGGACCGGTCTTAATCAGGGCCAGGTCGCCGCCGATGGGGCAGTTGTTCGCGCCGCCGGGTGTGGGGAGGGCCTGGATATATGTGTTCGTATTCCGTTGACCGCCGGCGCCATTGGGGCAGCGTTGATTGGCGTCGTTGTCCTTGTCTCCGGCCCCGTTTTCGTTGACTTGTGGCTGCCCCGGATTGAGCAGCGTGAGCAGGCCGGGATCGTCGGCATCGTCGGTGTCGTAGACAATGGCGTCTACCAGGTTGGTTGTGGTCACGGGCGTGCCGTTGGGGAAGTCGGTGGCGTCGCCAAGGTAAAGCGCCGCTGCGTCTTGTCCGTTTTGCAGCCAGAAGGTTTGGGTGACGGTGATGTCGGCGTCAATAATGCCGCTGCCGCCGATGACGAAGTAGCCATCCGCATCCGTCGTATAACCATCCAGGTCGAAAACGGGCGAGTATGAGGTGTCGTTGCTGCCGTTGTAGAGGACGACGACGAGGCCATCCAGCGGGGTGTTGCCCTGGCCACCGTCGTACAGTTCGATGAATTCTGTTGTTTCGTCGCCGGCCATGTCCGCGTCTAGTTCATTGATAACCAGATTGGGGAGTAGGGCGATGTCTGTGTCGCTACGTGGTTCAAGTTTGTAGTTGCCGAAGCTGTAGTAGCCGATGCCGCGCAGGTAGGCGTAGGTGTCGCCGTTTTGCGGCGTGTAGGTCAGGTTGCCGTCGTTGCCGCCCAGATCGTCGGCGCGGGCCACGCCGCTGCCATCGTCGAAATGCCATTCGCCATTGCCCAGGTCATCGTCGGTGACGGTGGCCTGGTTGAATTCGACGAGGACGCCTTCCCACTGTTCGGCAACAGTTGGATTGTTGTCGAGGAAGTCGCCGGTGGTCAAGATTGCCGGTTCTGGCGCGGGAACGGTGTCCAGTACTTCTACTGACCAGGGATCGTTGCTCAAGTTGAGTTCGGTGAGGCCGAAGTATTCGGAGACGGTTCCTATGACGCGCACGTGTGTGCCTTCGGGGGCCACGAGGCCGCCGAAACTGCTGCTCCGGAATACGGGGACGCCGCTCCAGGGGCCGCCTGCGGCGTCTTGCATGACGAAGAGGCGGGAGGGGTTGTCGATTTCGCCGGGGGCGGCGGTGACGACGCCTTCGACGATGACGATTTGTCCGTTGTAGGGGGAAGCGTCGTCCGCTGCCGGGTCGGCTACGGTTTGGATGTCGTAGATGGTGACGGCGGCGGCTGCGTAGGTGTCGGCGCTGTCGCTGTTGTTGCCGGCATCGTCGCCGACCAGGCTGGTGCTGACGTTGGCTTGATTGGTGAGTATGGCACCATTGGCCTGGGTGATGTCCAGGGTGGCGGTGAGTTGGAAGGTGGTGGTGGTGATGGCGGGCAGGTCGGGTAGGGACCAGACGTAGACGCCGGGGGCGGGATTGGTGGGAACCACGCCGCTGTTATCGCTGACGTAGCTGACGGATGCCGGCAATGTATCCGTCAAAACGAGCGCGGAAGCAGATGTGCCCGCCTCGTTGATCAACGTGATGTCATAGACCAGCAGGCTGCCGGGGGTGGATTCCACGGCCACGGGGCCTGTTTTCACCAGGGCGAGGTCGCCGGAGACGGGGCAGTTGTTGGCGCTGCCTGGGGTGGGCGTGGCCTGGATGTAGGCGTAGGTGTTGCGCGCACCGCCGCCGCCATCGGGGCAGCGTTGGCTGGCGTCGAATATGCCGTTGCCCGCGCCATTTTCGTTGACTTGTGGCTGCCCCGGATTGAGCAGCGTGAGCAGGCCGGGGTCGTCGGCATCGTCGGTGTCGTAGACGAGGGCGTCAATGAGGTTGGTGGTGGTGATGGGCGTGCCGGCGGGGAAGTCGGCGGCGTCTCCGTAGTAGAGTGCGGTGGCGTCTGCTCCGTTTTGCAGCCAGGAAGTGCCGGCATAATAGAGATCAGCCTCAGGTACACTGCCAATGACAAAATAGCCATCAGCATCGGTGGCGTAGCCGTCCAAATCAAAGATGGGCGTGTATGCCGTATCGCTGGACCCGTTAAACAAGACGAGGACGAGTCCATCCAGCGGTGTGCTGCCACTGCCGCCGTCGTACAGTTCTATAAACTCGGCGGCGTCGGTTCCGTCCTGGTCGGCATCCAGTTCGTTAATGAGGACGGGGATGCCTTGAGAGACGGCCGGTTGCGCGGCGCTGGTTTTGAAGGTCAGGGCCGTGGATAGGCCCAGGAGCAGCAGGACGCCCAGGAAGAGAGCGAAGCTGCCGCGCCACAGTGATCGTGTGCGAATGCTATTCATGTTGCCTCCTTTGCATACGTGAATTGTTGGATGCGCGAATTGTAGCTGCCCGCCATTCGGAAAAGGGAAGTGCGCGGATTGATGGTCCGGCGCCGTTCAAGAAAGAAAAAGCCTGGTTCCGTCAATCGAAACCAGGCTTTTTCCAGATCAAGCCCTACGGTTCCAGGCCAAGTGGCTCAATGACCGGGCTGTTGGTGAACTGGAGGTGGAGCGCGTCAATGTTGCCTACGAGACCGCTGCCGGCGCCGTTCCAGAAGAAGACGATGTTTTGGCAGGAGGTGTTGGTTCCGAGCGAGCCGGGCACGCAGTAGATGATGTCGTCTCCGCCTACTACCGGGCCGGTTTGTCCCAGCGGGCTGAGGTAAATGTAGGTGTTGGCGGGGTTCACCCAGGCGGCGGAGATGTCCTGGTTGGGGCTTTGGTCATAGCCGACGTCGGAGCCGTCGAAGTAAAGCTGCCAGGAGCCGCTGGTATTTTGGCCGAACTGGGTGGGGATAAAGGCGATCAGGTCTTCATCTTCACCCGTGAGGCCGCCGGTGACGGTGAAGGCATCGCTGGTGCTCATGAGCAGAACGCCGGAGGGTGCCACGCTGAGGGCGTCCACGTTTTCGCCGGCGGTATCCAGCCCGACGTCGGAGCCGTCAAAGATGAAGATGAAATTGCCGGCCGTATTGCTGCCCAAAGAGGTGGGGATGAACATGACGAGGTCGGCGTTGGCGACTGGGCCGATGTTGGGGACGTTGGTCGTCGCCGCGAAGCTCATGATCAGGCGACCACTGGGGAGGAAGAGCAGGGCATCAATATCCACCGTGTTCGCCAGCCCCACATCGGAGCCATCAAACAGCATGGCCCAGAAGCCGCCTGCCTGGTCATAGAGAATGACGTCTTCCGTGCCATAGGTGAGCTGGCCGACCGTACCGGCGCTGTCGGCGCTGAGGTAAATACGTGCCGTCGAGGGGGCAGGCGTAGCCGTGGGGGTGGGCGTGGGGGTGTTGGTCGCCGTCGCGGTGGGCGTGGGGGTGGCCGAGCCGTCGCAGTTGGTGTCGTTGGCGGTGTTCGCTTCACCCGGCGTGATGCAGCGTGGCGAAAGGTCTACGTTGTTCTGGTGTGTGTCCACGCCATCGGGATAGCGGGAGATGCCCAACTGGACGATGGCGGAGTTGTCTTCCAGGCCGATGCCTGACCCTTCCGTATAGGGAGCGGCGGTATCGCCTTCGTAGCTGACGGCATCGAAGACCTGATTGTTAATTGTCCAGCGGATGGCAACGGCGTCGGGCGCGCCATTCTGGATCAGGTTGGTGTCCGGGGTTACGTCAAAGTCGCAGTTGGCGACCATGTTGGCGTCGGCACAAATGACGTAGTAATCCCCGGCAGCCAGGGAAACGGGGGGGAGGGCGTATGTCAGGTAGGGTAGTCCGTCGGAGCCATTCACCAGTTCCAGCGTGTACTCGGAGAGGTCGATGGCGCTGCCGCCGACGTTCTTCAGTTCCACGAATTCCGCCATGTCGGTTCCTGCCTGGTCGTAGTCGATCTCGTTAATGATCAGCGGCGAGCCGGCGACAATGGGCGTGGGGGTGGGGCCGGCGGGGGTGGCGGTGGGGGTAGGGGTGGATGTGGCGGTGGCGGTGGGGGTGGGGGTGCTGCCGTCGGATGTGGGGGTGGGGGTGGGTGTGCCGTCGCAGAACATGTTGTCGGCGGTGTTGGCCGCGCCGGGCGTGTTGCAGCGGTAGCTGAGGTCGATGTTGTTCTGGTCGCTGTCAGTGCCGTCGGGGTAGCGGGAAATGCCGGCATTGATCTCCGAACCCGTATCAATCAGACCCACGCCAGAGCCTTCGGTGTAGGGTGCGCCGGTGTCGCCTTCGTAGCTGACGGCTTCGATAACGACGGTGTCCAGGGTGATGGCAACGGCATCCGGTGCGCCATTCTGGATCAGGTTGGTGTCTGGGCTGATGTCCAGGTCACAGTTGGGGACGGTGGCGGCGTTGGCGCAGATGACATAATAATCACCGTCGGGAAGGGAGAATGCCGGCAAATCAATAGTCAGATACACACTTGGTCCCGAACCATTGACGAGTTCAACCTGGTAGGGGTCCAGGTCCAGCGCCGCGCCGCTAACATTCTTCAGTTCAATATACTCAGCCGCGTCCGTTCCCGGTTGATCATAGTCGATTTCATTGATCACCAGCACGCTGGTAGACTGAACTCCCTGAGGTGAACGAGATTCCGCGGAACGCGCCGCGGCATTAGAGGTTGACAGAATGAAAATGGTGATGACGAGAAGCAGGAAGCCAGCAATAGCCACGGCTTCTCTCGTAACAAAGATTGGTTTCACGCGCATGGAATATCCCTCCAAACTGTCCTGTGAGTTGCCAGAAAACGCCAACATTATACCACGACCGGTACACAATTGAGTGACACCAGGTGCCTCCAGTCGTGTTTGGCCTGAAAATGCTCCCTGCCTTACCACGAAAATATAGTAGTCAGAAAGCAGCAAACACGCAAACAGCGGCAAATGTTGATTAACGGAACGTAAACACCGGGTCAGTGCCGTGACTGCCAATCTCCACGGTGTCAACAAGAACTCTTGCGCCCTTAGGACTGACGATGAAATAAAGTGCGGAATTGCATCGTCAGTTTGAAGGAACGGTAAGGAAACAACTTCGTCGTCTTATCTAATTCCCGTTCCTGAGGGCGCATCCGTTAAAAAAGGCTTCGCTCGGGAATGGACGGATGCGCTGGAAGGGTTCTGATGTATTGGAAGGCCAAAAGTTCATTCCAAGCGAACCCTTAGATACATTTCTCATTGTCAAGACCTTAGAACGCAGTATAATTTGTATAGCCTACAAAAGGTGAAGAACGAAAAGAGGTTATGGATAACTTGGACGATCAAACGCAACCAGAAATGATTGACATGGGGCACCCCATGGATTTTCTCCTATCGGAAGACTTCAACCTGGGGATTCCTACCATCGGGGAAGTCCGTATCGGCACCGTTGTCGCCCACCGCAATAATGCGATCATGGTCGACATTGGGGCCAAATCGGAAGGCTTCATCAACCTGACCGATTTAGAAAAGATGGATGATGCTACCTGGGCCAAACTGGCCGTGGGCAACGAAATCCCCGTCTACGTGCTGAACCCGGAGGACAAGAATGGCAACATTATTCTTTCCTACAGCAAAGCCGTAGAGGAGCAGGATTGGGAGCACGCCCAACAACTTCACGACTCGCAGGATGCCTTTGAATGCAAAATAATTGGATTCAACAAAGGTGGCCTCCTCACGCGTGTCGGACAGGTACGTGGTTTCTTGCCCTCTTCGCAGTTGAATATAAGTCGCCAGATGCGCAATGCGGCCAGCGAAGACGCCATGCGACCCTATGTGGGCAAGACAATTCACGTCAAGGTCATTGAAGTTGATCGCAGCCGCAACCGCCTTATCTTGTCCGAGCGGGCCGCGATGAAAGAGATGCGCGCCGCCAAACGTACCCAACTCCTCGACTCAATCCAGGAAGGCCAGACCCTTATCGGGCGTGTCGTCAACCTGGCCGACTTTGGGGCCTTTGTGGACATTGGCGGCATGGAAGGTTTGGTGCACGTTTCCGAATTAAGTTGGAAACGACAGGCCCGGCCGGCCGATGTCGTCAAGGTGGGAGACGAAGTGCGCGTCTACGTTCTCAGCGTGGACCAGAAGCGGCAGCGCGTAGCTCTTAGCATGAAGCGACTGGAGCCTGATCCCTGGTCTTTAATCGAACAGCGTTATCAGGTCGGCCAACTGGTAGAGGCTACCATTACCAAGCTAACGGACTATGGCGCGTTTGCTCGTCTGGCGGACGACGATTACGATTTCGAGGGCCTTATCCATATTTCGGAAATGGCACAAGATCGCATCAAGCATCCTAACCAGGTTGTCCATCGGTCACAGGTCGTGACTGCTCGGATCATTCGCATTGCCCCCGAACAAAAACAAATAGGACTCAGCCTGAAACAGGTGGCGTCGGACAAGTACATGGATGCCGATCTGGCCTGGGGTAGTACGATTGAAGAAGAATAATCTGACGGTAGTCGGATTCTAGCTATACAGGTGCGACGCACTCTCGCAGTGTGTCGCACTGTGGGGGACTGAATAGTTACCGCGCCTGATTCCGTCAGATTCAAGGA from Ardenticatenales bacterium includes the following:
- a CDS encoding LysM peptidoglycan-binding domain-containing protein, with the translated sequence MSELSPEISEAAYRCPQCDSQIQPGDTVCRMCGAAIPPDLFAAVGEMPASNTPLSPPPTATPLPPIVESQMRERQSRLTLLITAVITAITIGLAAIVLQNPTPVMLALVPTATPIPPTITYTPTWTPLPSETAAPTQPPTITPTPQPTETPQPPILVTVAPGDTLFSLSFRYQVSIDSIALLNNLSPDNPLIRAEQQLAIPWPTPTPPLEALLVQVGADTVLADPTNCERYEIKGNDTMVAVAVKYSVPLDALLAVNRLDVQSLIRPGDTVCIPAISYTQAELVETPGPSPTPGPTALPGGPHLLYPPQNAVVTPPDSLVVLQWVAVKNLEESEWYMVEMLDLNAVDSHPHRAFTRQTSLQIPSSWRPEVPAERLIRWRVSIVQVTGRRDDGGFIFTYGGAASNDGYFTWMGAIPTPTPTATPTPEATAMPTGSNS
- a CDS encoding DUF11 domain-containing protein, translating into MNSIRTRSLWRGSFALFLGVLLLLGLSTALTFKTSAAQPAVSQGIPVLINELDADQDGTDAAEFIELYDGGSGSTPLDGLVLVLFNGSSDTAYTPIFDLDGYATDADGYFVIGSVPEADLYYAGTSWLQNGADATALYYGDAADFPAGTPITTTNLIDALVYDTDDADDPGLLTLLNPGQPQVNENGAGNGIFDASQRCPDGGGGARNTYAYIQATPTPGSANNCPVSGDLALVKTGPVAVESTPGSLLVYDITLINEAGTSASALVLTDTLPASVSYVSDNSGVVPTNPAPGVYVWSLPDLPAITTTTFQLTATLDITQANGAILTNQANVSTSLVGDDAGNNSDSADTYAAAAVTIYDIQTVADPAADDASPYNGQIVIVEGVVTAAPGEIDNPSRLFVMQDAAGGPWSGVPVFRSSSFGGLVAPEGTHVRVIGTVSEYFGLTELNLSNDPWSVEVLDTVPAPEPAILTTGDFLDNNPTVAEQWEGVLVEFNQATVTDDDLGNGEWHFDDGSGVARADDLGGNDGNLTYTPQNGDTYAYLRGIGYYSFGNYKLEPRSDTDIALLPNLVINELDADMAGDETTEFIELYDGGQGNTPLDGLVVVLYNGSNDTSYSPVFDLDGYTTDADGYFVIGGSGIIDADITVTQTFWLQNGQDAAALYLGDATDFPNGTPVTTTNLVDAIVYDTDDADDPGLLTLLNPGQPQVNENGAGDKDNDANQRCPNGAGGQRNTNTYIQALPTPGGANNCPIGGDLALIKTGPQAVGSAPGSVLVYDLTLANDADMAATTVVLTDTLPTDVSYVSDNSGVVPTNPAPGVYVWSLPDLPAITTTTFQLTATLDITQANGAVLTNQASVSTDLAGDNPANNSDSAATYVAAAVTIYDIQMVDDPAADDASPYNGQLVLVEGVVTAAPGEVDNPSRLFVMQDAAGGPWSGVPVFRSGGFGGLVAPEGTVVRVLGTVSEYNGLTELNLGTTPWAVDVLGAVSPLDAEMLSTAAFDDVDAAISEQWEGVLIAFHDATVTDDDLGFGEWHFDDGSGVARADDLGGNDGNLTYLPQNGDHYGFIRGIGYYSFGNYKLEPRSDADVGLQAAAPEISKAAPVLVAPGTLFTYTITVDNGLGYDLTDAVITDIVPANVAFAYANDAGSYDGSLVTWNLGTLPTYSSVSVSFAVTATEGVGTVTNDQYAVSAGNFITATSGAPVVTLIGGELNIHDIQGAGHVSPFNGIMVTGIDGIVTVVDNNGFYLQEAQGSADSDPATSEAIYVYTGSAPGVQVGDAVTVDGTVNEYYPGGISAGNLPTTELDATNVTVDSSGNPLPLETIIGSGGRIPPDMIIDNDTNGYVEEGTVFDPDEDGLDFYESLEGMLVQVNNALIVGATSGFGEIGVVSNDGAYASGLTNRGGIAIQADDFNPERILIDDALTPDPPQVSVGQSFTTPVIGVMSYSFGNFKLLNFEPLPATTGTLDLETTTPGADDELTIATMNVENLDPGDAATKFDGLADRIVNHMLSPDIIGLQEVQDNNGATNDGTVDASDTYQALIDAIAAAGGPTYDFRDIAPEDNMDGGQPGGNIRVGFLFNPARVSFVDRPGGDANTATDVVAGDNGPELTYSPGRIDPTNAAFDDSRKPLAGEFLFNGETVIVIVNHFNSKGGDQPLFGRVQPPERASEVQRHAQATVVNAFVDDILALETTARVAVVGDLNDFDFSETLDVLRGASDGDVVLHNLVSDLPQAERYTYVYDSNGQVLDHVLASPGLYDALTFVDIVHTNAEYPADSRVTDHDQVLGRFSIPGEPELHIAKFVELPNDPVQPGDVVTFTIILSNTGYADAEDVLVTDLIPEGLICGDIMETVIVPASNDLVIIRFTAEVADNTWDMTITNTASYTHSSGSGSASVSLTVGPQTFFQLFLPIMAGKP
- a CDS encoding lamin tail domain-containing protein, which gives rise to MRVKPIFVTREAVAIAGFLLLVITIFILSTSNAAARSAESRSPQGVQSTSVLVINEIDYDQPGTDAAEYIELKNVSGAALDLDPYQVELVNGSGPSVYLTIDLPAFSLPDGDYYVICANAATVPNCDLDISPDTNLIQNGAPDAVAITLDTVVIEAVSYEGDTGAPYTEGSGVGLIDTGSEINAGISRYPDGTDSDQNNIDLSYRCNTPGAANTADNMFCDGTPTPTPTSDGSTPTPTATATSTPTPTATPAGPTPTPIVAGSPLIINEIDYDQAGTDMAEFVELKNVGGSAIDLSEYTLELVNGSDGLPYLTYALPPVSLAAGDYYVICADANMVANCDFDVTPDTNLIQNGAPDAVAIRWTINNQVFDAVSYEGDTAAPYTEGSGIGLEDNSAIVQLGISRYPDGVDTHQNNVDLSPRCITPGEANTANDTNCDGSATPTPTATATNTPTPTPTATPAPSTARIYLSADSAGTVGQLTYGTEDVILYDQAGGFWAMLFDGSDVGLANTVDIDALLFLPSGRLIMSFAATTNVPNIGPVANADLVMFIPTSLGSNTAGNFIFIFDGSDVGLDTAGENVDALSVAPSGVLLMSTSDAFTVTGGLTGEDEDLIAFIPTQFGQNTSGSWQLYFDGSDVGYDQSPNQDISAAWVNPANTYIYLSPLGQTGPVVGGDDIIYCVPGSLGTNTSCQNIVFFWNGAGSGLVGNIDALHLQFTNSPVIEPLGLEP
- a CDS encoding S1 RNA-binding domain-containing protein, whose protein sequence is MDNLDDQTQPEMIDMGHPMDFLLSEDFNLGIPTIGEVRIGTVVAHRNNAIMVDIGAKSEGFINLTDLEKMDDATWAKLAVGNEIPVYVLNPEDKNGNIILSYSKAVEEQDWEHAQQLHDSQDAFECKIIGFNKGGLLTRVGQVRGFLPSSQLNISRQMRNAASEDAMRPYVGKTIHVKVIEVDRSRNRLILSERAAMKEMRAAKRTQLLDSIQEGQTLIGRVVNLADFGAFVDIGGMEGLVHVSELSWKRQARPADVVKVGDEVRVYVLSVDQKRQRVALSMKRLEPDPWSLIEQRYQVGQLVEATITKLTDYGAFARLADDDYDFEGLIHISEMAQDRIKHPNQVVHRSQVVTARIIRIAPEQKQIGLSLKQVASDKYMDADLAWGSTIEEE